A stretch of Halopiger aswanensis DNA encodes these proteins:
- a CDS encoding cupin domain-containing protein, whose amino-acid sequence MVDGWKRIDVTDLETNLEKPGERWELSPQLGIDDFNLNVATLECGERLSQNHFHYHENQKELFYVVDGSCRVVTWEDRFTMSSDELVVFQEGKDGAHVVHNPFEEPCKLVAIGWPPDGRYPVHQLRSLEDVRDSLPEPTDSP is encoded by the coding sequence ATGGTAGACGGCTGGAAGCGTATCGACGTTACCGATCTCGAGACGAATCTGGAGAAACCGGGCGAGCGTTGGGAACTGTCGCCGCAGTTGGGGATCGACGACTTCAATTTGAACGTCGCGACCCTCGAGTGCGGCGAGCGGCTCTCACAGAATCACTTTCATTATCACGAGAATCAGAAGGAGCTGTTCTACGTCGTCGACGGCTCGTGTCGGGTAGTGACGTGGGAAGATCGGTTCACGATGTCCTCGGACGAACTCGTCGTCTTCCAAGAGGGAAAAGACGGCGCACACGTCGTACACAATCCATTCGAAGAGCCGTGTAAACTCGTCGCGATCGGCTGGCCGCCGGACGGACGGTATCCGGTTCATCAGCTCAGATCCCTCGAGGATGTGCGTGACTCGTTGCCGGAACCGACCGATTCGCCCTGA
- a CDS encoding tripartite tricarboxylate transporter permease has product MTAVEAFFEGLSIALSWPTVGWLAVGMMLGIVLGALPGIGSPVGMAIVLPLTLPLDSTAAIILLAAIYSGAMFGGSIAAILLNAPGTESAAATTLDGYPMAQNGLAKNALAIATTASALNGFAAAILLIILSPILIEVVLAFGSPEYFLLAILGISLITIVTQGSIVKGIVAGALGFMISTIGTAILSPRPRFTFGQFGLYNGIDFVAALIGMFAFAEMMKLATQKQISQSDLDIGGSVREGAKTVFKYPMTTLKSGLIGMGIGMIPGSGATTSTFVAYAEEARSSAKDGKFGDGDPRGVIAPEGANNPTVSGSLIPTLSFGIPGSGSTAVLLGGILMHGLQPGPVLFGEQLHITYALFISLFLSNVLIILVGLTVIPYASRITEIDTTLIIPMVVVLSFAGAYTLNQNWWDVGAVIVLGILGFYMVRYNYSVIAFVLGIVLGPIAEENFFRSLQISGGEYTIFVDPVNQPLSFLLSFAIFAVLFGPFLKGRAQRLLDRA; this is encoded by the coding sequence ATGACGGCAGTTGAGGCCTTCTTCGAAGGACTGTCGATTGCACTAAGCTGGCCAACGGTCGGCTGGCTCGCGGTCGGGATGATGCTCGGGATCGTCCTCGGGGCGTTACCGGGAATCGGTTCGCCCGTCGGGATGGCGATCGTGTTACCGCTCACGCTCCCGCTGGACTCAACGGCCGCGATCATCCTCTTGGCGGCAATCTACAGTGGCGCGATGTTCGGCGGTTCGATCGCTGCCATCCTCCTCAACGCTCCGGGAACGGAGTCGGCCGCGGCGACGACGCTCGACGGGTATCCGATGGCGCAGAACGGCCTGGCGAAGAACGCGCTGGCGATCGCGACGACGGCGTCGGCGTTGAACGGTTTCGCTGCGGCGATACTCCTGATAATCCTGTCGCCAATCCTCATCGAGGTCGTTCTCGCGTTCGGTTCGCCGGAGTACTTCCTCCTCGCCATCCTCGGAATCTCCCTCATTACGATCGTCACACAGGGATCGATCGTTAAGGGGATAGTCGCGGGTGCGCTCGGATTCATGATATCGACGATCGGCACCGCGATCCTCAGTCCGCGTCCGCGCTTTACGTTCGGGCAGTTCGGACTCTACAACGGGATCGATTTCGTCGCAGCGCTGATCGGGATGTTCGCGTTCGCCGAAATGATGAAGCTCGCCACGCAGAAACAGATCTCCCAATCCGATCTCGATATCGGTGGCAGTGTCCGCGAGGGGGCGAAGACGGTGTTCAAGTACCCCATGACGACGCTCAAATCCGGACTGATCGGGATGGGGATAGGAATGATTCCCGGATCGGGTGCGACGACGTCGACGTTCGTCGCCTACGCGGAAGAGGCCCGTTCGTCCGCTAAAGACGGAAAATTCGGCGACGGGGATCCCCGCGGCGTCATCGCACCCGAGGGGGCGAACAATCCGACGGTTAGTGGTTCGCTCATTCCGACTCTGTCGTTCGGCATTCCAGGGAGTGGTTCGACCGCCGTTCTGCTCGGTGGAATCCTGATGCACGGGCTCCAGCCAGGTCCCGTCCTCTTCGGCGAACAACTCCACATCACGTACGCGCTGTTCATTTCGCTGTTCCTCAGCAACGTCCTTATCATCCTCGTCGGGCTGACGGTGATCCCGTACGCGAGCAGGATCACCGAGATAGACACGACCCTGATCATCCCAATGGTCGTCGTCCTCTCGTTCGCCGGGGCGTATACGCTCAACCAAAACTGGTGGGATGTCGGCGCCGTCATTGTCCTCGGCATCCTCGGATTCTATATGGTTCGCTACAACTACTCGGTGATCGCGTTCGTCCTCGGCATCGTGCTGGGCCCTATCGCTGAAGAGAACTTCTTCAGATCATTACAGATTTCCGGCGGCGAATATACGATCTTCGTCGATCCGGTAAACCAGCCGCTCTCGTTCCTGCTGTCCTTCGCGATCTTTGCGGTGCTCTTCGGCCCCTTCCTGAAGGGGCGAGCACAGCGTCTGCTCGATCGAGCATGA